CCAAACCTTCAAAACAAGAAGAGGCAAATtcacaaataaaagaaagtaaaaagaatGCTAGAAATAAAGAGAATTGTATCAAAGAGGAAATATGCAGGTGAATTTATCATTCAAGTCTATAAGACCTTTTTCTTCATATTATTTCTTCCCGTGGTTTGATTGGCAAATACTCAATCTGTTGTTACTGATGCAGAGGTCAtgcttgatttattttcctatttttagtCTTTAATAAACAAGCACCTCCATTTCCTGATGCTACTACTGTTTTGATGATTTTAACAGTGACTCACTGAAGCATCCTCAGAAGGAGATGAAGTTAAAGACAGAATCTCCTGTTAAAAAAGAGATGGATGAAGATAATACTGACaacgatgatgatgatgatgaaagtGAAGATGAGTGGGAGGATGTGGAAGGTAACAATTGCGTACATTTTTATGTTAAGCACTTTTTAAGAGCTTTTATATCACAATGATTCTTCAAGAGAAGGTGACCAGCATCCCAGTTATTTGAAGTAACATAGCACACACTGTGTTATAGAAGATCCAAAAGCTCGTAGTTACTGGATGTGTTCTATTTAAAGTTGTTTGAACACTTGAGAAGGAAAATGTAGGTTTTATCCAATCATCAGTCCTCCCTGGTAATCTATTCCATGTTTACTtataatttagtattttatttttacagaactTCAGGAACCCTCTACAGATAAGTTAGAAGAAGCTGCTGTTCTTCCATCAGTGGGGCTGCCAAGCAATCCTGTCGAGATAGAGATTGAAACCCCAGAGCAggtgaagaaaagagaaaggaggtaAGAacaaggaggtggtggagggCTGCTAAAGGCTGAAGTTAAAAATACTCCAAGTCTTGACTGTCACTGACTTGCTGTGTTCAGGGTGAAAATCCCCACTTGGTGCAGACCGTTGAGTTGGAATGATGGAGGGTCGTGGGATGAAGAACAGTTTACACACTGACAGTTCTACCAAAAATTTTCAGTGGAGGTTGGCAGGAATGAAGGAGGCTTTTCAGCTTCCTTGAAAGTCAAGTGTGTAACTTCATTGTGTTTTACTGTCTCTGTTTCTGTGAAAGAACAGCAGGAGATCTCTGCAAGGAGAGCTGTGGGTGAATGATATTGTGTTGCTGCAATACCTTAGCAGCCTGTTCACATAGCCAGTCACTAAACCTTTCCTTGAGTGTGGACAGAAGATTCTCTGGGATGGATTCTCTCTGTGAACTGACCCAGTTCAGGAATCAAGAAAGGCAGGTCCACAGAAATCCCACAACATCCCTTTCTTTTGTTatcttctgcagagaaaaaagaaaagccgAGTTTGAGATGTACCTTCGGAGAATGATGAAACGTTTCAGCAAGGAGGTTCGTGAGGACACACATAAGGTATTTGTCACAGAGAACCATGGCAGAGAAGAAATTGAGCATAAAGGTGTCTGAACTGATTTCTAATCAGaagaaactaatttttataaaataacatGGGGTCACAGCTagaactgaaaacacaaagagGCTGTAGACCTGACGGATACTTGTTAAGGTTCCTCCTAAATTGTGAATTGGAAACACCAGTGTCTATGTTACTAAAATTCTAACTCAAAGCATATGTGAGTAGGATGTGTATTTCTCCATAGAAGGACATCTTCTCATTCTGTTGGGATTAAATTGCCAGTCGTGTAGAGCAGGAGATACTTGCAAAGACTTCAGTGCTTTGCTGTCTTCCGAAGCCAGCACTGTGAGTCCTTGGGAGGCTTCATTGTCAATTCTCTCTGTTAAAAGGAGCAGTGAAATATTCTTTGTCTTTACCATGGGCAGTAGTTCCAATAAGGAAAATCTCTTGTGAACTCACTTTTAAACTCTTCTCTCTCAGGTTCACTTGCTGTGTTTATTAGCAAATGGTTTCTACAGGAACAGGATCTGCAGCCAGCCAGATCTCCTCGCCATCGGTCTGTCCATCATTCCCACGCGCTTCACCCAAGTGTCTGCAGGCCAAGTGGGCCTTGTCTACCTTTCCAACCTGGTGAAATGGTAAAACTCTCTTCTGATGGTGCTGTCACATGGAACCCAGAGTGAGGGTTCAGGGATAGGGATAACTGTGACTAGCgattttctgtgggttttttaaattttgtgtacGAGGGTGAGAGGGGCTGTCCTTTTTAGAGAAGGAGATGGGGAACTCAGAAGTTTAAGAATACAGTCACAAACACTGGATAATAAGCAGGTGTCTTGTATTTCAGGTTTGTTGGCACCTTCACTGTCAATGATGAGCTCTCCACTGAAAAAGGAGAGCCCCTTCAGTCAACATTGGAGAGGAGGTTTGCCATCTACACTGCAAAGGATGATGAGGAGCTTGTTCATGTAAGAGACTGGGAAGTGCAGGGTTGGTTGGTGAGTTTGGATGCTGTGTGTCAGACCATACACAAAGTGGTGGCAGGAGTGGATTTGAACAAAGCAGATTGGTGATGTAAGTGATTCTGTAGCTTTTTATTCTCCTGTATTTTTGTCTCGAGACCTCCTGTGATTAAATTActtaatttaaattgtttttcagatatttttaattattctgcGAGCTTTACAGCTGCTGTGTCGCCTCGTGCTGTCTTTTCAGCCTATTCCTCTCAAGGAGACAAGACCAAAGgtagtttttgttgtttgtgtggAATAAGGAATAGGTCACTGATTTAGTAGgattaaaaaatctttctggCTCTTACAGCTTGGAATGAATCACTTACTGCGTGAACCAGGGTTCTGTCTACATTGCAGAAAATGCACAccctaaattttaattttcttctttaaaaaagtcactcatttcagtgtttcagcaaAGATTTCTTAATGTTTCAGTGggtttacatttctttaaaacttaCGTGGTAACTCTTGCTGCATGAGTACACCTCTCTTCAGCCAGTTGCCTGAAGTTTTCAGGTGAATTGACTGTGTCTGCCAACCTTTGGTCTACATGAACCTTGGGCtgatttcagtcttttttttacCATATTCTTAGCTGTGGTGAAAAAAGTGACCTGGCCTGTTTCCCTGCAGGGAAAGAGCTCATCCAAGAGGCTGtctcacagcagcacctctgaggGACAGAAGAGTTCTGCCACAACACCCAAAGCTGTGGCAAAATCATGCCCCTGCAAAAAAGCCAAGCAGGATGAGAAATCCTCagagagcaaagaaaacaacaagGAGCCAAAGAAACCTAAAACTGCCCAGACTGAAAGGACACAAAAGTCAAAGCTGACTAAGGGTAGCCAGGCACAGAAGGAATCAAATAATGAGACGAGTTCAGCAGAAAAAGATGTGCCAGTCAGGCCCAAGAACGACCGCCGGAGACGAGTGGCCTCCAAAGTGTGTTACAAGGAGGAGAGTGGAAGTGATGAGGGCAGTGCTTCGGACTTTGAGCTTTCAGAGGAGGAGAGTGATGTCTCTGATGAGGATTTTGAAACTGTCCCTAAGAGGCGGAGAAGCTCACAGGCTTCCCAGAATTCAAAGCTGACAACTGTGAAAAGGTCAAAAACTAACACTTCAGAAACAAGGCAGTCAGAAAATTTGTATGGAGCTGAGACTAAGCCAGCAAAAAGTACAACTCCAGCCTTGTCTGAagcacagaggaagagaaacaaaatcatTTCTAGTGATGAGGATGAAGGACAGCAGGAGGTGAGGAAAGCCATGGGCACAGACCAGTGGCTGGAGGTTTTCCTTGAGCCTGAGGACAAGTGGGTTTGTGTAGACTGTGTTCATGGCAATGtgggccagccccagctgtgctttgcacATGCCACAAAGCCGCTTTTCTACGTCGTGGGATTTGACAACGATGGGAGTGTCAGGGATGTGACACAAAGATATGATCCAGTGTGGATGACCTCAACAAGGAAGAGCCGTGTGGACCCAGAGTGGTGGGAAGAGACACTGCAGCCCTATGAAAGTCCCCATGTGGAGAGAGACAAGAAGGAACAAAATGAGGTAAATCACAATGGGTTGTTCAGGACATATAGTGCCAGGAGTCCTATCCCTGGATTCTCATTCAGGCAAAAAGCATTAGAAATCTCTTTCTGTGAGGAAGGAGGTTTGTATTTGAACTTGAAATGTTGAGATTGAACATAAAGAGAATATACAGTGGTAAattgaaataatattaaatgATGGGGGTTTTTCAGACAAGTCTGCATAGCAGAAGTACTGCACTGCTTGTGCTGGAAACTTACTAGTGAGGTTTGTGTAGTGTTCAGCATTATTCTTCTCAGAGGGAGTTTTTAAAGTACATAGGTCAGAGTACACATCTAAGTACTTATTTGCAGCAAAAGTGTTTTGGTCTGTTGGCTCATCTGCTAAGTTTctggtgttttttctctttggttcATATTGTagtctttcttattttcttacaaAAGGGTAGTGAAAAAGTTGTGAAATAACTCTTTTCTGTATAATTCTTACAGTTTCAAGTGAAGCTTCAAGATCAGCCTCTACCAACAGCAATTGGAGAGTACAAAAACCACCCTCTCTATGCACTGAAGAGGCACCTCTTGAAATACCAGGCCATCTATCCCGAGACAGCTGCTATCTTGGGGTACTGCAGGGGAGAGGCTGTCTACTCCAGGTGAGCTGTGCACCTGTTATCACCTGCATCTGTGATCTTTGTAACAAACTGGAGAGCTAATTAGTAGTCTCAGGCCACATGCATAAACAGGTGAGGcattctgctgctctgacagcatTTGTGTATCACTAAGGTAcagcttttttattattccaaATATGTGTTTATTGTGGATCTGTTATGGGTGACTTGAAAACTTACATTTGCTTCTTTCTGGCCTTTTTAGAGACTGCATACACACGCTGCACTCCAGGGACACTTGGCTGAAGCAAGCTCGAGTGGTGAGGATTGGAGAAGTGCCTTACAAGGTAAGAGGGTTTGACTTCCTCCTGTACAATCCATCTGCCCTCTAAAGCTCAAGCTcag
The window above is part of the Serinus canaria isolate serCan28SL12 chromosome 12, serCan2020, whole genome shotgun sequence genome. Proteins encoded here:
- the XPC gene encoding DNA repair protein complementing XP-C cells isoform X2, with amino-acid sequence MARKRRASPRPAAAKKRRSGRLPKEEEEEEEEKDDFEEKKPSIKKTSKPPARKKEEDCETEVSNSAKTSKPSKQEEANSQIKESKKNARNKENCIKEEICSDSLKHPQKEMKLKTESPVKKEMDEDNTDNDDDDDESEDEWEDVEELQEPSTDKLEEAAVLPSVGLPSNPVEIEIETPEQVKKRERREKRKAEFEMYLRRMMKRFSKEVREDTHKVHLLCLLANGFYRNRICSQPDLLAIGLSIIPTRFTQVSAGQVGLVYLSNLVKWFVGTFTVNDELSTEKGEPLQSTLERRFAIYTAKDDEELVHIFLIILRALQLLCRLVLSFQPIPLKETRPKGKSSSKRLSHSSTSEGQKSSATTPKAVAKSCPCKKAKQDEKSSESKENNKEPKKPKTAQTERTQKSKLTKGSQAQKESNNETSSAEKDVPVRPKNDRRRRVASKVCYKEESGSDEGSASDFELSEEESDVSDEDFETVPKRRRSSQASQNSKLTTVKRSKTNTSETRQSENLYGAETKPAKSTTPALSEAQRKRNKIISSDEDEGQQEVRKAMGTDQWLEVFLEPEDKWVCVDCVHGNVGQPQLCFAHATKPLFYVVGFDNDGSVRDVTQRYDPVWMTSTRKSRVDPEWWEETLQPYESPHVERDKKEQNEFQVKLQDQPLPTAIGEYKNHPLYALKRHLLKYQAIYPETAAILGYCRGEAVYSRDCIHTLHSRDTWLKQARVVRIGEVPYKENLKPLSASCDVPGLVVAFADGKRIFQPGEEGAPGRAGEPGPGGPGAVWPLADRGVSASHSSGWKGSSE
- the XPC gene encoding DNA repair protein complementing XP-C cells isoform X1: MARKRRASPRPAAAKKRRSGRLPKEEEEEEEEKDDFEEKKPSIKKTSKPPARKKEEDCETEVSNSAKTSKPSKQEEANSQIKESKKNARNKENCIKEEICSDSLKHPQKEMKLKTESPVKKEMDEDNTDNDDDDDESEDEWEDVEELQEPSTDKLEEAAVLPSVGLPSNPVEIEIETPEQVKKRERREKRKAEFEMYLRRMMKRFSKEVREDTHKVHLLCLLANGFYRNRICSQPDLLAIGLSIIPTRFTQVSAGQVGLVYLSNLVKWFVGTFTVNDELSTEKGEPLQSTLERRFAIYTAKDDEELVHIFLIILRALQLLCRLVLSFQPIPLKETRPKGKSSSKRLSHSSTSEGQKSSATTPKAVAKSCPCKKAKQDEKSSESKENNKEPKKPKTAQTERTQKSKLTKGSQAQKESNNETSSAEKDVPVRPKNDRRRRVASKVCYKEESGSDEGSASDFELSEEESDVSDEDFETVPKRRRSSQASQNSKLTTVKRSKTNTSETRQSENLYGAETKPAKSTTPALSEAQRKRNKIISSDEDEGQQEVRKAMGTDQWLEVFLEPEDKWVCVDCVHGNVGQPQLCFAHATKPLFYVVGFDNDGSVRDVTQRYDPVWMTSTRKSRVDPEWWEETLQPYESPHVERDKKEQNEFQVKLQDQPLPTAIGEYKNHPLYALKRHLLKYQAIYPETAAILGYCRGEAVYSRDCIHTLHSRDTWLKQARVVRIGEVPYKMVKGFSNRARKARLAEPANRDREDLALFGHWQTEEYQPPIAVDGKVPRNEYGNVYLFLPSMLPVGCVQLKLPNLNRVARKLDIDCAQAITGFDFHGGYSHPVTDGYVVCEEYKEVLVAAWENEQAEMEKKEKEKREKRALGNWKLLTKGLLIRERLKQRYSIKSEPSAPETEKGGGFSSDEEGAPSSESTVGNTAMYWPQNRQLEKQEEIKTKKSKREKRGEAAQLFPFEKL